In Novosphingobium sp. RL4, the sequence CAGGATCGCATAGGAAAGGCGGTCACGCTTCTGAAGGATGTTGCCGTCCACGTCGGTCAGGCCACCCTTCGAGTTGAAGTAGTGCACGGCCTCGCCGTTGGCCTTCAGGAAGCCGACTTCGCCGGTCTGCTGATGGCGGCCACGGTCGTAGGTGTAGGCTACGCGAACGCGGTTGTTGTCGTCGATGTCGTAGCGCAGCGAGGCGACGGCACCGATACGGTTGGTTTCGGTCTGGCTCGGAGCGGAAAGACGCACTGCGTCGCCACGCACGTCGTCACCGCCACCGATGTCGCCGTCGCCGTTGAGGTCAACGCCGCCGAAGTAGGGCGAACCGCCGATGTAGCCCGAAAGGCCAGCAGTGGTGGTGCCTTCATAGCCGATCACGGTGCCGCCACCGTTGGCCGAGGTGTACTGGTAGGAACCGTCGACGCTCAGCGTCAGCTTGTCGCTCAACGTGAAGCGCGAGTTCAGGCGAACGTTCGCGGTCTTCGAGGGGTTGTAACGGTATTCCCAGGCCGAACCGCAGCTGGAGGCCGTATCGGTAACGCCGGCCACGCCTGCAGGAATGGTGCAACGCGCGACTTCATAGGCATCGCGCTGCTTCTTGTTCAGCGGAATGCCGCCGGCCGAGAAGGGGGTTGCCGTGGTCATGGTCCAGTCGGACGTCATGTTGTTGCGGTTGTAGTTGTAGTGGCCGGCCAGCGAGATGAAATCGCCGTTGCTGCCGAGCGGCTGGTAGATCTTCGCGTTGAACTGCGTCTTGTCGATCTTGCCGAAGTTACCATAGAGCGCGTCGTAGGTGTCCTTCGAAGCCGAGAACCAGGCGCGCGTACCCGAAGAGTTCAGGTTGCCGGTGTTGATCAGGCCGAACACGCGCATCTTGTTCTGGTCGCCCACGGTGCCGACCATGCGGGCGCCGAAGTCTTCCGAAGGGTTGATCGAGCGGTAGTTCACCGTCGAACCCGAAGCGGCTGCGGTCGGCGAGTCGACGTCGGTGGTGCCGAGGTTGACGTTGACCTGCTCGATCAGTTCGGGGTCAAGCTGCTGGTTCGAATAGAGCGCGTAGCCGCCCGTATCGTTCAGCGGCAGGCCGTCGAAGGTCTGCGAGATGCGCGTGTCGTCGAAACCGCGGATCATCAGGTTACCGCCCGAAGAGCCGAAACCGTCATAGTTCTGGAAGTTGACGCCGGGGATCAGGTTGATCGTTTCGTTGATCGTCTGCCCGGGGGTGCCACGCGAGATCAGTTCCTGTGTCAGGACCTGCTTCGCCTTCGGAGAATCGGGGATCTCGATACCGGCGACGCCACGGTCGGTGCTGCCGGAAACGACGATCTCGTTATCGAAGTCCTGCGAACCGGTCGACTGGGCGAAGGCGGGAGCCGCCAGGAATGCGACGCCAACGGCAAGCGTGCT encodes:
- a CDS encoding TonB-dependent receptor encodes the protein MKFQSILSTATSTLAVGVAFLAAPAFAQSTGSQDFDNEIVVSGSTDRGVAGIEIPDSPKAKQVLTQELISRGTPGQTINETINLIPGVNFQNYDGFGSSGGNLMIRGFDDTRISQTFDGLPLNDTGGYALYSNQQLDPELIEQVNVNLGTTDVDSPTAAASGSTVNYRSINPSEDFGARMVGTVGDQNKMRVFGLINTGNLNSSGTRAWFSASKDTYDALYGNFGKIDKTQFNAKIYQPLGSNGDFISLAGHYNYNRNNMTSDWTMTTATPFSAGGIPLNKKQRDAYEVARCTIPAGVAGVTDTASSCGSAWEYRYNPSKTANVRLNSRFTLSDKLTLSVDGSYQYTSANGGGTVIGYEGTTTAGLSGYIGGSPYFGGVDLNGDGDIGGGDDVRGDAVRLSAPSQTETNRIGAVASLRYDIDDNNRVRVAYTYDRGRHQQTGEVGFLKANGEAVHYFNSKGGLTDVDGNILQKRDRLSYAILHQVSGEYSGDYVDNRLHVAVGVRVPFFRRNLTQNCLTTSVSGNVNCFTTNTTDQQANLDANTSFAGPDNRVFNYNRVLPQAGFTFDVAPNASLYFNYSKGLQVPGTDNLYNSFFFDEGVVKPKPETSDNFDGGVRYRSGMIQASLGGWYTKFSNRLSSAYDPSVDRTTYTNLGTVDRYGIDGTFAVAPSTHFKAYVFGSYLWSNIRDDVATGATSVAETGGKMEGGVPSYSFGGRLEGNYGPLSVGTELKRTGSRYYNSLNTAVVNSAGDQIWTAKIPGYTIVNLDARLDLGFLGMGKDTYLQANVTNLFDKYYIGSFDDAGVVATNTTFAYLGAPRTFSASINFQF